From the genome of Nicotiana sylvestris chromosome 2, ASM39365v2, whole genome shotgun sequence, one region includes:
- the LOC138886202 gene encoding uncharacterized protein: MTWVLDAEIHLDAMGLGDAIKDKTKASTKNCAKALIFLRHHLDEGLKIEDLIVKDPLVLWNDLKERYDNLKLVTLLQARYDWAHLRLQDCKSVSEYNSAMFRITSKLKLCGDTITDYDMLEKTFTMFHASNMVLQQQYREKGFKKYSELISLLLVVERNNKLLMRNHENRSTGSAPLPEVDEVYSHYAKHGKGRGPIRGCGRDHGRGRGHGQGRNFPGVNHPPKKNNHQKWKGKDKKTKANGSETKCYRCGGKGHWANIYRVPRHLVELYQASLKNKGHEDNFISDNDFDITHLDVADFFERPDGKIDYLIGDRSVVKDD; the protein is encoded by the coding sequence atgacatgggtgttggatgctgaaatccatttagatgcaatgggtcttggagacgccattaaagaCAAAACTAAAGCATCCACCAAAAActgtgctaaggccttgattttcttacgtcatcaccttgatgaagggttgaaaataGAAGATCTCATAGTCAAAGATCCACTTGTTTTGTGGAATGatttaaaggaaagatatgacaacttaaagttggtcactcttctacaagcacgatatgattgggctcatctgAGGCTCCAAGACTGtaagtctgtttctgaatataattctgcgatgttcagaattacttctaaattgaaactctgtggagatactatcactgactatgatatgcttgaaaaaacgtttacaatgtttcatgcctccaatatggtcCTGCAACAGCAGTACAGAGAGAAAGGTTTCAAGAAGTACTCTGagttgatttctcttctccttGTGGTTGAACGAAACAACAAATTGCTCATGAGAAATCACGAAAATCGATCCACTGGGTCTGCACCATTGCCTGAAGTGGATGAGGTATATTCCCATTATGCTAAGCatggaaaaggtcgtggccctATTCGTGGTTGTGGTCGTGATCATGGTCGTGGCCGTGGCCATGGACAAGGAAGAAATTTTCCTGGTGTTAATCACCCCCCAAAGAAAAATAACCACCAAAAGTGGAAAGGGAAAGATAAGAAGACAAAGGCAAATGGTTCAGAAACTAAATGTTATCGTTGCGGTGGAAAAGGACATTGGGCAAATATTTATCGTGTACCAAGacatttggttgagctttatcaagcatctctaaAGAATAAAGGCCATGAAGACAATTTTATCTCTGACAATGATTTTGACATCACCCACTTGGATGTGGCAGACTTCTTTGAGCGCCCTGATGGAAAAATAGACTACTTGATCGGTGATAGATCTGTGGTTAAAGATGATTGA
- the LOC104222981 gene encoding phosphomethylpyrimidine synthase, chloroplastic, protein MASVQTALTSLLCKNGNHHPQINFPSSSFLPGFDLTGQVAVARKRETCFNSFSGPKATLTFDPPSTNKEKTKPKHTVDPNAPDFLPLPSFEECFPKSSKEYSEVIHEETGHVLKVPFRRIHLSGDEPHFDTYDTSGPQGVNPRIGLPKLRKEWIDKREKLGGPRYTQMFYARQGIITEEMAYCAAREKMDPEFVRSEVARGRAIIPSNKKHLELEPMIVGRKFLVKVNANIGNSAVVSSIEEEVHKLQWATMWGADTIMDLSTGRHIHETREWILRNSAVPVGTVPIYQALEKVNGIAENLSWEVFRETLIEQAEQGVDYFTIHAGVLLRYIPLTAKRMTGIVSRGGSIHAKWCLAYHKENFAYEHWDDILDICNQYDISLSIGDGLRPGSIYDANDTAQFAELLTQGELTRRAWEKDVQVMNEGPGHVPMHKIPENMKKQLEWCNEAPFYTLGPLTTDIAPGYDHITSAIGAANIGALGTALLCYVTPKEHLGLPNRDDVKTGVISYKIAAHAADLAKGHPLSQAWDDALSKARFEFRWMDQFALSLDPVTALSFHDETLPADGAKVAHFCSMCGPKFCSMKITEDIRKYAETHGYGSAEEAILRGMDAMSAEFQAAKKTISGEQHGEVGGEIYLPENYINSMKS, encoded by the exons ATGGCATCTGTCCAGACTGCTTTAACATCACTTCTGTGCAAGAATGGGAACCATCATCCACAAATAAATTTTCCAAGCAGTTCCTTCTTGCCAGGATTCGATTTGACAGGGCAAGTTGCTGTTGCACGGAAAAGAGAGACATGTTTCAATTCTTTTTCAGGCCCTAAAGCAACACTAACCTTTGATCCCCCGAGTACTAATAAAGAGAAGACAAAGCCAAAGCACACAGTTGATCCTAATGCTCCTGATTTCTTGCCACTTCCATCATTTGAAGAATGCTTCCCGAAAAGCTCCAAGGAATACAG TGAAGTTATTCATGAAGAAACCGGTCATGTGCTCAAAGTCCCATTTCGTCGTATCCACCTTTCTGGGGATGAACCACATTTTGACACTTATGATACCAGTGGTCCTCAGGGGGTAAATCCTCGTATTG GACTCCCCAAGTTGCGCAAGGAGTGGATTGACAAAAGGGAGAAGTTAGGAGGACCAAGGTACACTCAAATGTTCTATGCTAGGCAGGGAATTATAACTGAGGAAATGGCTTACTGCGCTGCACGTGAAAAAATGGATCCAGAGTTTGTGAGATCAGAAGTTGCACGGGGACGTGCAATCATCCCTTCAAACAAGAAGCACCTTGAGTTGGAGCCTATGATTGTAGGAAGAAAATTCTTAGTGAAAGTCAATGCCAACATTGGAAACTCTGCTGTTGTAAGCTCGATCGAAGAAGAAGTTCACAAGCTTCAATGGGCAACAATGTGGGGTGCAGATACTATTATGGATCTCTCTACTGGGCGACACATTCACGAGACTCGTGAGTGGATCTTGCGTAATTCTGCTGTACCAGTAGGCACAGTGCCAATCTACCAAGCGTTAGAAAAAGTAAATGGCATCGCCGAGAATCTGAGTTGGGAAGTTTTTAGAGAGACCTTAATTGAACAAGCTGAGCAAGGTGTTGATTATTTCACAATTCATGCTGGAGTTCTTCTTAGGTACATCCCATTGACAGCGAAGCGGATGACTGGAATCGTTTCGCGTGGAGGCTCCATTCATGCAAAGTGGTGCTTAGCTTATCacaaggagaattttgcatatgAACATTGGGATGATATACTTGACATCTGTAATCAGTACGATATATCATTATCAATTGGTGATGGACTGAGACCTGGTTCAATTTATGATGCAAATGACACTGCTCAGTTTGCTGAACTCTTGACTCAAGGAGAGCTGACTCGGCGGGCTTGGGAAAAGGATGTACAG GTTATGAATGAAGGGCCTGGACACGTTCCAATGCACAAGATTCCCGAGAACATGAAGAAACAGCTAGAGTGGTGCAATGAAGCACCATTTTACACTCTTGGACCTTTGACAACTGATATAGCTCCTGGATATGATCATATCACCTCTGCTATTGGTGCAGCCAATATAGGTGCACTTGGAACCGCTCTGCTGTGTTATGTTACTCCAAAAGAGCATCTTGGTTTGCCTAATCGGGATGATGTGAAGACAGGAGTAATATCATATAAGATTGCTGCTCATGCAGCTGATCTAGCGAAAGGTCATCCACTTTCTCAAGCTTGGGATGATGCATTGAGCAAGGCAAGATTTGAGTTCCGATGGATGGATCAATTTGCTTTGTCGTTGGACCCCGTGACTGCATTGTCCTTCCACGATGAAACTTTACCAGCCGATGGTGCTAAAGTGGCTCATTTCTGCTCTATGTGTGGGCCAAAGTTTTGTTCTATGAAAATAACTGAAGATATAAGGAAATATGCTGAAACTCACGGTTATGGAAGTGCCGAGGAAGCAATCCTGCGTGGTATGGATGCTATGAGTGCTGAGTTTCAAGCTGCAAAGAAAACCATTAGTGGGGAACAACATGGTGAGGTTGGTGGTGAAATCTACTTACCGGAAAATTACATCAACTCTATGAAAAGCTAA